One region of Estrella lausannensis genomic DNA includes:
- a CDS encoding HEAT repeat domain-containing protein, translating to MDALLRYTLYGITISILLLEVGLMVTCCLLIILIKSVTRRKQQKRDKNAAAIRALIDKHLLNDLPLTTLSIPNDLNDFQNVLECAETYDHLFTDERWQNIKEKIFAENLTPFLSAYATSFSWVKRQLAARAMLLCPHKAQRELLEKLLDDNRFLVRVTAATCITRISDQLLFEKVIKKMSMESPHSQFPYRDALIQVDEEKFRWIEKVLRETNNIKTQAICLDILSERYSNNAFDLVQPFLHCSDITCRTLAIKVLGSIPLPESKKILLHRLEDSDWNIRAEAIMSLEKLHALEAIPQLREALNDPVWWVRLKAAMALKSIGKDGLDVLNAKLSEKGSKACEIAQYALALP from the coding sequence ATGGATGCGCTTTTACGCTACACACTTTACGGAATCACAATTTCAATCCTGCTCCTTGAAGTAGGCTTGATGGTGACCTGCTGCCTTTTGATCATCCTCATCAAATCCGTTACAAGAAGAAAGCAGCAAAAAAGGGATAAGAACGCAGCTGCGATCCGAGCTCTCATCGATAAACACCTTCTGAATGATCTCCCGCTGACCACCCTATCCATTCCCAACGACTTAAACGACTTTCAGAATGTATTGGAGTGTGCTGAAACATACGATCACCTTTTCACAGATGAGCGTTGGCAGAATATCAAGGAAAAAATTTTCGCTGAAAATTTGACGCCCTTCCTTTCAGCCTACGCGACAAGCTTCTCATGGGTTAAAAGACAGCTTGCAGCCCGGGCCATGCTCCTCTGCCCCCACAAGGCACAGAGAGAACTGCTGGAAAAACTGCTCGACGACAATCGTTTTTTAGTGCGGGTAACAGCTGCTACTTGCATCACACGCATATCCGATCAGCTGCTCTTTGAAAAAGTCATCAAAAAAATGAGCATGGAATCGCCTCATTCACAATTCCCCTATCGCGATGCGCTCATTCAGGTAGATGAAGAAAAATTTAGATGGATTGAAAAAGTTTTAAGAGAAACAAACAATATAAAGACCCAGGCGATCTGCCTCGACATCTTGTCTGAGCGCTACTCGAACAACGCGTTCGATCTCGTGCAGCCGTTTTTACACTGTTCTGATATCACCTGCCGCACTCTTGCCATCAAAGTCCTTGGAAGCATTCCCCTGCCAGAGTCTAAGAAAATCTTGCTTCATCGTCTCGAAGACTCCGATTGGAATATCCGCGCCGAAGCCATCATGAGTCTGGAAAAACTACACGCATTGGAAGCTATACCTCAACTCAGAGAAGCCTTAAACGATCCGGTCTGGTGGGTACGTTTAAAAGCCGCCATGGCGTTAAAATCGATTGGAAAAGACGGCCTTGATGTTTTAAATGCAAAATTGTCCGAAAAAGGTTCCAAAGCCTGTGAAATTGCCCAATACGCCTTAGCGCTACCTTGA
- a CDS encoding glycosyl hydrolase family 18 protein, producing the protein MFFFSALFLLMPLSVSAEPIVAAYYENYAHYRPSGQRPMFSAALVDPKILDELHIAFAYFGYATPSANPEKAGLTGNFKIQPTEPDDIGVLYPSLSKLKQQAPQLKLYLTIGGWSFNNPDAPTKSLFSEMVSRPESRREFIASCIDYAHRFDFNGIDIDWEYPGDPARGGSSLDFENFIQFLKECRDSFASSSPTLSLSCAFPAHPPFGLKESEQKQFYRFAAECSKYLDHLTVMAYDYHGPFENSKLTGVNAPLNRDTDPLSPFFIRATLDNYLQGGVQSEKILLGIPTFGRSFGDVSDLTPESAGPGKPFEKPGLPGPATRQPGLLAYFEISDMILEKSLISRPDALTSTVYGFNPQTKLWVSFDSPASTALKAELARAYRLKGIIFWSINMDEYTGKESYPNIRSGRAALAPLL; encoded by the coding sequence GTGTTTTTTTTTAGCGCTCTGTTTCTTTTGATGCCTCTTTCGGTTTCTGCCGAGCCTATCGTAGCTGCTTACTATGAAAATTATGCACACTATAGGCCTTCCGGCCAGCGGCCTATGTTTTCAGCCGCCCTTGTCGATCCGAAAATACTGGATGAGCTTCACATTGCATTTGCCTATTTCGGCTATGCGACCCCATCAGCGAATCCGGAAAAGGCCGGCCTAACAGGAAACTTCAAAATCCAACCGACTGAACCGGACGATATAGGGGTCCTTTATCCTTCATTATCTAAGTTGAAACAGCAAGCACCGCAACTTAAACTCTATTTGACAATAGGGGGTTGGAGTTTCAACAACCCGGATGCTCCCACCAAATCTTTGTTTAGTGAGATGGTATCCAGGCCGGAGAGTCGTCGGGAATTTATAGCCTCCTGCATCGATTACGCACACCGTTTTGACTTTAACGGGATTGATATCGACTGGGAATATCCCGGAGATCCAGCAAGAGGGGGCAGCTCTCTCGACTTCGAGAATTTCATTCAATTTCTCAAGGAGTGCCGCGATTCATTTGCGTCATCTTCTCCGACGCTTTCTCTCTCGTGCGCGTTTCCGGCGCATCCCCCTTTTGGACTGAAAGAGAGTGAGCAAAAGCAATTCTATCGATTTGCCGCTGAATGCTCAAAATACTTAGATCACCTTACGGTCATGGCCTATGATTATCATGGCCCTTTTGAAAACTCTAAACTGACCGGAGTCAACGCTCCCTTGAATCGGGATACTGATCCCCTTAGCCCATTTTTCATTCGGGCGACATTGGATAACTATTTGCAGGGGGGCGTTCAGTCCGAAAAAATTCTTTTGGGAATCCCGACCTTTGGCCGCTCTTTTGGCGATGTGTCCGATCTCACTCCCGAGAGTGCAGGGCCAGGCAAACCTTTTGAAAAGCCAGGGCTTCCAGGGCCCGCTACCCGGCAACCTGGACTGTTGGCCTACTTTGAAATCAGCGACATGATCTTGGAAAAGAGTTTGATTTCTCGGCCCGATGCCTTGACGAGCACTGTGTACGGATTCAATCCGCAAACTAAACTCTGGGTGAGCTTCGATTCGCCGGCATCGACGGCTCTAAAAGCTGAGCTTGCCCGTGCCTATCGGCTGAAGGGGATTATCTTCTGGTCTATCAATATGGATGAATATACGGGGAAAGAGAGCTATCCTAATATCAGAAGCGGACGCGCGGCACTAGCGCCTCTTTTATGA
- a CDS encoding response regulator has translation MTKTIHILYAGNDTKLIGYVFNKLLNEKITFDICKSIEDAHEACKRTSYDVYLFDEQGGRKILDLTEEIRKKETTPSIIAIVAQSLEELDILETEAEKIDYILEVSDTFEDLDELLRKILPHKPSLHGKLADLKKRYDETIDDKITLLKNLTQQTQKIPEKLSDLRVEIHKMAGSAGNFGYAEAGDLCKALEREIIERLGSGTYTDASWLASLDKHINKIETAFHQHEIPTAKTSKTPLVYVVDDDPLFLDLLATVKEDLSIDLLLETNPESALFKVKQPEFNPEALIVSEFFKASTITGYEIVDAERKHSRSTQYVVLLETDTIDKRMEAMNKGAHYTFTKPVSAYTLLKTISERLEEPSAKFFKALVVDDDVDFCDYTAAVLEEIGAHVDILNDPTDLFTKLQSCTPDVLLLDVLLPKYDGLNLLKTIRQDITYKDLIIVLVTGAGKSFAKIDAYAENVDDIMFKPIDPKMLQKRITSLIDRNRSLTPRKFNQATGLYSYHELLHAVDILLKRTHTRVPYLALFEINTANKGKDSLPDKELMVFISNRLQVVRGIMTGFKTECYFVKEGQFAMVFEGEEIDVIESRLTNLLYQIIQDKPDLQISIKASIVGIGKEYKNAQHMMQTAIEVLSEAEEKEFAPVRIVHRLPKGVHVLKRHVMIIDPDETVLKILRQSFEARGLFVSTYCEGGDALKALLSSPENTLPSLIIMERKLPDMEGLDLYIKIKNRFRTTIPLIILTVYSSDKDISEGIKQGVLEYIQKPFNISLLVQKSLQAIF, from the coding sequence ATGACTAAAACTATACACATTTTATATGCGGGAAACGACACTAAGCTGATTGGGTATGTGTTCAATAAACTCCTTAATGAAAAAATCACTTTTGACATCTGCAAAAGTATCGAGGATGCGCATGAGGCCTGCAAGCGCACTTCGTATGATGTCTATCTCTTTGATGAACAAGGTGGCAGGAAAATTCTTGACTTAACCGAAGAGATCAGAAAAAAGGAAACCACCCCTTCAATCATTGCAATTGTCGCTCAAAGCCTCGAAGAGCTGGATATATTAGAGACAGAGGCCGAGAAAATTGACTACATCTTGGAGGTTAGCGATACCTTTGAGGATCTCGATGAACTCCTGCGCAAGATTCTCCCCCATAAACCCTCTCTCCATGGAAAATTGGCGGACCTCAAGAAGCGCTATGATGAGACAATCGACGACAAAATCACTCTTTTGAAAAACCTCACCCAGCAAACCCAGAAAATCCCTGAAAAGCTATCCGATCTTAGAGTGGAGATCCACAAAATGGCAGGAAGCGCGGGAAATTTCGGCTATGCCGAAGCAGGTGATTTGTGTAAGGCTCTGGAGCGCGAAATCATAGAGCGCCTGGGGAGTGGAACCTATACAGATGCTTCCTGGCTCGCTTCATTGGATAAACACATCAATAAAATTGAAACGGCGTTTCATCAGCATGAAATCCCGACTGCAAAAACTTCGAAAACGCCCCTTGTCTATGTAGTGGATGACGACCCTCTTTTTTTAGACCTTCTGGCAACAGTGAAAGAGGATCTATCAATCGACCTACTGCTCGAAACAAACCCAGAGTCAGCTCTATTCAAAGTAAAACAGCCTGAATTCAATCCCGAAGCCCTTATTGTATCGGAATTTTTCAAAGCATCCACCATTACCGGATATGAGATCGTTGATGCAGAGAGAAAACACTCACGCTCAACCCAATACGTAGTTCTGCTTGAAACCGACACGATCGACAAGCGCATGGAGGCTATGAACAAAGGCGCTCACTACACTTTCACCAAGCCGGTTTCGGCCTACACCCTTTTAAAGACTATTTCCGAAAGGCTCGAAGAACCCTCCGCAAAATTTTTCAAAGCGCTTGTGGTCGATGATGACGTTGACTTCTGCGACTACACAGCCGCTGTGCTGGAAGAGATTGGCGCCCATGTTGACATTTTAAATGATCCCACAGACCTTTTCACAAAATTGCAAAGCTGCACTCCGGATGTTTTGCTCCTAGATGTTTTGCTTCCGAAATATGATGGCTTGAACCTTTTGAAGACCATACGTCAAGACATCACCTACAAAGACCTGATTATTGTGCTTGTGACTGGCGCTGGCAAATCGTTCGCTAAAATAGATGCCTACGCAGAGAACGTTGACGACATCATGTTTAAGCCGATTGATCCTAAAATGCTGCAAAAAAGGATAACAAGCCTGATCGATCGCAATCGCTCTTTGACACCCCGGAAATTCAATCAGGCAACCGGTCTTTATTCCTACCACGAGCTATTACATGCTGTGGATATCTTGTTAAAAAGAACACATACCCGAGTTCCCTATCTTGCTTTATTTGAGATAAATACGGCCAACAAAGGAAAGGACTCTTTACCCGACAAAGAGCTGATGGTATTCATCTCCAACCGGCTTCAGGTCGTGCGCGGGATCATGACCGGGTTCAAGACGGAGTGCTATTTTGTCAAAGAGGGTCAATTCGCCATGGTCTTTGAAGGCGAAGAGATCGATGTTATTGAATCGCGACTAACTAACCTTTTGTATCAGATCATTCAAGACAAGCCCGATTTACAAATTTCCATCAAGGCAAGCATCGTCGGCATCGGAAAGGAGTATAAAAATGCCCAGCATATGATGCAAACGGCAATAGAGGTTCTATCTGAAGCAGAGGAAAAAGAGTTCGCCCCGGTCAGGATTGTTCATCGCCTCCCTAAAGGGGTGCACGTACTCAAGCGGCATGTAATGATCATTGATCCTGATGAGACCGTCCTCAAGATACTCAGACAGTCGTTTGAAGCACGAGGCCTCTTTGTCAGCACTTACTGCGAAGGGGGGGACGCGCTGAAAGCACTCCTTTCCTCTCCCGAAAACACACTTCCTTCTCTGATTATCATGGAGAGAAAACTTCCTGATATGGAGGGTTTGGATCTTTACATCAAAATTAAAAACAGGTTCCGAACCACCATACCTCTCATCATCCTCACCGTCTACTCTTCAGATAAAGACATTAGCGAAGGGATAAAACAAGGCGTATTAGAGTATATCCAGAAACCCTTCAATATTTCACTTCTGGTTCAGAAAAGCTTGCAGGCCATTTTTTAA
- a CDS encoding SixA phosphatase family protein — MSSAESQAITLILMRHAEPLPGSALDDMSIPLSPVGKEREKKLCREMERQGLIPEMIIASPCLRTKETAGKKRNSRDCRFFFSD; from the coding sequence ATGTCATCCGCTGAATCACAGGCAATCACCCTGATCCTGATGCGTCACGCCGAACCTCTTCCTGGTTCGGCTCTTGATGATATGTCCATTCCCCTCTCCCCTGTCGGCAAGGAGAGGGAAAAAAAACTGTGCCGGGAGATGGAAAGACAGGGACTTATCCCTGAAATGATCATTGCCTCTCCTTGCTTGCGGACAAAAGAAACAGCGGGGAAAAAAAGAAACAGCCGAGATTGTCGCTTCTTTTTTTCAGATTGA
- a CDS encoding glycine C-acetyltransferase: MNSAFIEYLKKNIQELKEGGLYKSERVIASKQSGSVKVADGKEVINLCSNNYLGLASDPEVAESAKAGIETYGFGLSSVRFICGTQTIHKDLESKLSQFLGTDDTILYSSCFDANGGLFETLLSQEDAIISDELNHASIIDGIRLCKAQRFRYKNNDMHDLEAKLKEASGARFKMIATDGVFSMDGTLANLPAICDLAEKYNALVMVDDSHAPPPSHAVGFMGKEGRGTHEHFNVMDRIDIITGTLGKALGGASGGYTSGRKEIIEWLRQRSRPYLFSNTLAPPIAAASISVLKIVTERSALRKTLHDNTRYFRENLEKLGFSIIPGEHPIIPVMLGDAKLAKEFADKMLAHGIYVVGFSYPVVPMNKARIRTQMSAGLTKEHLDKALSAFRDVGRELHVIR; the protein is encoded by the coding sequence ATGAATTCGGCATTTATCGAATACTTAAAAAAAAATATTCAAGAGCTGAAAGAGGGCGGACTCTACAAATCGGAGCGGGTCATTGCGTCCAAGCAGAGCGGATCTGTCAAGGTAGCGGACGGCAAAGAGGTGATCAACCTCTGCTCCAATAATTATCTGGGACTTGCCAGCGACCCCGAAGTTGCCGAATCAGCGAAAGCGGGCATCGAAACCTATGGCTTTGGCCTCTCATCGGTACGCTTTATCTGCGGCACACAAACCATTCACAAAGACCTGGAATCAAAACTCTCTCAGTTTCTTGGCACTGACGATACGATCCTCTACTCCTCCTGCTTTGATGCCAACGGCGGCCTGTTTGAGACGCTGCTTTCCCAAGAGGACGCTATCATCAGCGACGAGCTGAACCACGCCAGCATCATTGACGGAATCCGCCTTTGCAAAGCCCAGCGCTTCCGCTACAAAAATAACGACATGCACGATCTGGAAGCTAAATTGAAGGAGGCGTCAGGAGCGCGCTTCAAAATGATTGCGACCGATGGAGTCTTCTCCATGGATGGAACACTTGCCAACCTGCCTGCGATTTGCGATCTGGCAGAAAAATATAACGCCCTCGTGATGGTTGACGACAGCCATGCCCCCCCCCCCAGCCATGCTGTCGGTTTCATGGGAAAGGAAGGACGCGGCACCCATGAGCATTTCAATGTCATGGACCGGATCGACATCATCACGGGAACTCTGGGCAAAGCTCTTGGCGGGGCCAGCGGTGGATATACTTCCGGACGAAAGGAGATCATCGAATGGCTGAGGCAAAGATCAAGGCCCTATCTGTTCTCCAACACTCTGGCGCCACCCATTGCTGCCGCATCAATCAGCGTCTTAAAGATCGTGACTGAAAGAAGCGCGCTTAGAAAAACGCTGCATGACAATACACGTTATTTCAGAGAAAACCTCGAGAAGCTGGGCTTCAGCATCATTCCCGGGGAGCACCCGATCATTCCGGTGATGCTGGGAGATGCCAAATTAGCAAAGGAGTTTGCCGATAAAATGCTCGCCCACGGCATCTATGTGGTTGGTTTCAGCTATCCGGTCGTCCCCATGAATAAAGCGCGTATTCGCACTCAGATGTCCGCAGGTCTCACAAAAGAACATCTGGACAAAGCACTGAGTGCCTTCCGGGATGTGGGACGAGAGCTTCATGTCATCCGCTGA
- a CDS encoding trans-sulfuration enzyme family protein: protein MKFATRAIHEGIEADKSTGALMPPIYMTSTYLQEAPGATKGYDYTRAGNPNFTVAERQLAALEEGSFATLYSSGLGALSALLSSFNQGDTVLAFNGIYGGTFRLLDKVFQRFGLHYRLINGEDEGALAEALDKKPALLLFETPNNPLLGIHDIEVIAKQAKERGVTTCVDNTFATPYFQKPLTLGADIVWQSCTKYLGGHSDIIGGALITNSREWKSKFDFARMTVGLNPSPFDAWLLSRSMKTLPLRMEKHAQNAGEIVSFLKDHPLVKTLYYPGMPSHPRYSVAQKQMSGFSGIVSAEFNLTLEQTKKLISSFKLFALAESLGGIESLVCHPSTMTHASIPKEKREEMKISDGLVRFSVGLEDIEDLKKDLTSGLASC, encoded by the coding sequence ATGAAATTCGCAACTCGCGCTATCCATGAAGGCATCGAGGCCGATAAATCCACAGGGGCGCTGATGCCCCCAATCTATATGACATCGACTTACCTGCAGGAAGCTCCGGGTGCTACCAAAGGATACGACTACACCCGCGCAGGCAACCCCAACTTCACGGTGGCTGAACGGCAGCTTGCAGCGCTTGAGGAGGGCTCTTTCGCTACGCTTTACTCCTCAGGACTCGGCGCCCTTTCAGCTCTTCTTTCTTCCTTTAACCAAGGCGATACAGTTCTCGCGTTCAACGGCATCTATGGAGGAACATTCCGCCTGCTGGACAAGGTATTCCAAAGGTTCGGCCTCCATTATCGCCTGATCAACGGAGAGGATGAAGGGGCACTCGCCGAGGCGCTCGACAAAAAGCCGGCCCTTCTTCTCTTTGAAACGCCAAACAATCCCCTGCTTGGCATCCACGATATTGAGGTTATTGCAAAACAGGCAAAAGAGAGGGGTGTCACCACCTGTGTTGACAACACCTTCGCCACCCCCTATTTCCAAAAACCGCTTACCCTCGGAGCCGACATCGTGTGGCAAAGCTGCACCAAATACTTAGGGGGGCACTCCGATATTATCGGCGGAGCGCTGATCACAAACAGCCGGGAGTGGAAGAGTAAGTTCGACTTTGCTCGCATGACCGTCGGCCTCAACCCCAGCCCATTCGATGCCTGGCTCCTCTCGCGCAGCATGAAAACTCTTCCCCTACGCATGGAAAAGCATGCACAAAACGCCGGAGAAATCGTCTCCTTTTTAAAAGACCACCCTCTCGTGAAAACCCTCTACTACCCTGGCATGCCATCGCACCCGCGTTATTCGGTCGCCCAAAAGCAAATGAGCGGTTTTTCCGGGATCGTCTCGGCGGAGTTCAACCTAACTCTTGAGCAAACCAAAAAACTCATTTCCAGCTTCAAACTCTTTGCTTTGGCAGAAAGCTTAGGAGGGATCGAGTCTTTAGTGTGTCACCCCTCGACGATGACGCACGCCTCAATTCCTAAAGAAAAAAGAGAGGAGATGAAAATATCGGACGGTCTGGTTCGCTTTTCCGTCGGACTCGAGGATATAGAGGATCTGAAGAAGGATCTCACGAGCGGGCTCGCCAGTTGTTAA
- a CDS encoding PLP-dependent cysteine synthase family protein, which translates to MVHLPDKSILDTIGNTPLVKLQKMSPNPLVDIFVKLESFSPGASIKDRIVKFIIEDAEKTGKLKKGGVIIENTSGNTGAAAAMIAAIKGYRCILTMPDKVSLEKQNALQAFGAEIIICPTSAAPGSKEHYVEKAKEIAAKTPLSFRINQYDNPLNPLAHYLSTGPEIWKQMEGNIDYFVAAASTGGTISGTSRYLKEQDPTIKVIMPDPVGSIFAEYFRTKKIPEGGSCTYFVEGIGEDHLTQAMDFDLVDDVIQVNDSKSFQAARRLAREEGILAGGSSGSNLFACLEIAQKATERTRIVTILPDSGLKYLSKIFDDEWMLKNHLMQ; encoded by the coding sequence ATGGTGCACCTACCGGATAAGAGCATACTCGACACAATCGGAAACACTCCTCTTGTCAAATTGCAGAAAATGTCTCCTAATCCCCTAGTCGATATATTCGTAAAGCTCGAGAGCTTTAGTCCCGGGGCCAGCATCAAAGACCGGATCGTCAAATTCATCATTGAAGATGCCGAAAAGACCGGCAAGCTGAAGAAAGGGGGTGTCATTATCGAGAACACTTCCGGTAATACGGGAGCTGCGGCGGCGATGATCGCCGCGATCAAAGGCTACCGCTGCATCCTGACCATGCCGGACAAAGTCAGCCTGGAAAAGCAAAATGCTCTTCAAGCCTTCGGCGCTGAAATCATCATTTGTCCCACTTCCGCGGCGCCAGGCTCCAAAGAGCACTACGTAGAGAAAGCTAAAGAGATCGCTGCGAAGACGCCATTGAGCTTCCGCATCAATCAATATGACAATCCGCTCAACCCCCTCGCCCACTACCTTTCGACCGGCCCCGAGATCTGGAAGCAGATGGAAGGAAATATCGATTACTTCGTCGCCGCCGCAAGTACCGGAGGCACAATCTCCGGTACATCGCGCTATCTCAAAGAACAAGACCCTACCATCAAAGTGATCATGCCCGATCCGGTCGGCTCTATTTTCGCAGAGTATTTCCGCACAAAAAAAATACCTGAGGGAGGCTCCTGCACCTATTTTGTGGAAGGAATCGGAGAAGACCATCTCACGCAGGCGATGGACTTTGATCTTGTCGACGATGTGATACAAGTCAATGACAGTAAAAGTTTCCAAGCTGCCAGAAGGCTTGCCCGAGAAGAAGGCATATTGGCAGGAGGGTCAAGCGGCTCCAACCTCTTCGCCTGCTTGGAAATCGCCCAAAAAGCAACCGAGAGGACACGGATTGTGACAATCCTGCCCGACTCGGGGCTTAAGTACTTAAGTAAAATATTCGACGACGAATGGATGCTAAAAAATCATCTGATGCAGTAG
- the pgl gene encoding 6-phosphogluconolactonase gives MAFPEIDSSIKAFDKRRDIAVFKTADDAIVFTAKYIVNVGQAAQSAHSRFSIALSGGNTPKAVFMKLAEPSLQDQLVWDKALVFFSDERSVPPDHKDSNFKSAMDSGLGKLPIPRDQIFRMEAEELPDIKAEAYERLIEDKLSGNALDLTMLGMGPDGHTASLFPKTHALHSQDRKVVANYVPKLDTWRMTFTFPMINASRHIIVLAFGKDKAHMVKEVLTGAQDPDALPAIRVGTETHKALWILDEAAAEELTAK, from the coding sequence ATGGCATTTCCAGAAATCGACTCATCCATCAAAGCGTTTGACAAAAGGCGCGATATTGCTGTGTTTAAGACAGCGGATGATGCCATTGTTTTCACGGCAAAATATATCGTCAACGTGGGTCAGGCAGCACAATCTGCCCACAGCCGTTTTTCTATCGCCCTGTCAGGGGGCAACACCCCCAAGGCTGTTTTCATGAAGCTGGCAGAGCCCTCCCTTCAAGATCAACTTGTCTGGGACAAAGCACTCGTTTTTTTCAGCGATGAGAGATCGGTGCCGCCCGATCACAAAGACAGCAACTTCAAAAGCGCGATGGATTCAGGGCTTGGCAAGCTCCCAATTCCTAGAGACCAGATCTTCAGAATGGAAGCGGAAGAGCTGCCCGATATCAAAGCTGAAGCCTATGAACGGTTGATTGAAGATAAGCTTTCTGGAAACGCTCTCGACCTGACGATGCTAGGGATGGGTCCCGACGGGCACACTGCTTCACTCTTTCCCAAAACACATGCCCTGCACTCTCAAGACAGAAAAGTTGTCGCCAATTACGTTCCAAAGCTTGACACATGGCGGATGACCTTCACCTTCCCCATGATCAACGCCTCGAGACACATCATCGTCTTAGCTTTCGGGAAGGATAAAGCGCACATGGTAAAAGAGGTTTTGACAGGAGCGCAAGATCCCGATGCCCTGCCGGCAATCCGCGTCGGCACGGAAACCCACAAAGCACTCTGGATACTCGATGAAGCGGCGGCGGAAGAGTTGACCGCAAAATAA
- a CDS encoding glucose-6-phosphate dehydrogenase assembly protein OpcA — translation MGKESSVHIIDIDGELKKLWDEQKHEKKIKACLLTLIIYTRDDVRGDYLREINRSIIKEFPCRIISITELGEDVTNVLTTEVSQHTSLEGGTLIASDQITIRASSEYIERIPFIVLPEIVPDLPVYSIWGAPVSPSNALLTELEKASTKVIFDAESSPPLSAFSKVLYQKLGKVPCGIADIHWAIAAGWRECFYQAFNREEGMRFLETVNKVKVTFNDTEAKTLPARDTLSWYFQAWLAGRMRWTLLKTDHAKRETSYQSKSGVVSLQIVPEKNPKFHSSSILTIELTNPSGDSYIFTRHPDWDKVVVHVTRKNTCELPFVFPYPDFSRGSNFMRELFFQAESDHYKRTLEKLSELS, via the coding sequence ATGGGCAAAGAAAGCAGCGTGCATATCATCGACATTGATGGAGAGCTCAAAAAGCTTTGGGACGAGCAAAAGCATGAAAAAAAGATCAAGGCGTGCCTGCTGACGCTCATCATCTACACCAGGGATGATGTACGCGGAGATTACCTGAGAGAGATCAATCGCTCGATTATCAAAGAGTTTCCCTGCCGCATTATTTCAATTACGGAGCTTGGAGAGGATGTCACAAATGTCCTGACAACGGAAGTGTCGCAGCACACATCTCTTGAAGGGGGAACCCTGATCGCGAGCGACCAGATCACCATCAGAGCGAGCAGTGAGTATATTGAGCGCATCCCGTTTATCGTCCTGCCCGAAATAGTACCCGACCTACCTGTTTATTCAATCTGGGGTGCCCCGGTATCACCAAGCAACGCCCTTCTGACGGAACTCGAGAAAGCTTCGACCAAGGTTATATTCGACGCAGAGTCCTCTCCCCCCTTAAGCGCTTTCAGCAAAGTCCTTTACCAGAAACTAGGAAAAGTCCCCTGCGGGATAGCTGATATCCACTGGGCGATTGCGGCAGGATGGCGCGAGTGCTTTTATCAGGCATTCAATCGTGAAGAGGGCATGCGGTTTTTAGAAACAGTGAACAAGGTGAAAGTCACTTTCAATGATACGGAGGCTAAAACGCTGCCTGCCCGTGACACACTCTCTTGGTATTTCCAGGCCTGGCTGGCTGGCAGAATGCGCTGGACCCTGCTGAAAACCGACCATGCCAAACGGGAAACCAGCTACCAATCAAAGTCAGGAGTTGTCTCGCTGCAAATCGTTCCGGAAAAAAATCCGAAATTCCACAGCAGTTCCATTCTCACGATAGAGCTGACTAACCCCTCGGGCGATTCCTACATCTTCACCAGACACCCTGACTGGGATAAAGTCGTGGTTCATGTGACCAGAAAGAATACGTGCGAGCTGCCTTTTGTCTTCCCCTATCCCGATTTTTCCAGAGGATCGAACTTCATGAGGGAGCTCTTCTTCCAGGCTGAGAGCGACCACTACAAGAGAACTCTGGAAAAGTTGTCCGAGTTATCTTAA